Proteins from one Xenopus tropicalis strain Nigerian chromosome 1, UCB_Xtro_10.0, whole genome shotgun sequence genomic window:
- the LOC100492345 gene encoding vomeronasal type-2 receptor 26, with protein MAFVGAGEAFVDVREVGVEYSDHLTLSFGSFLCSSKGQGRLSEDSLKILFLVPCTSTVQTINPACELKIIPTYEDYEYIQEGDIMIGGALTVNSYTVPFRYPHDGYLRMLCVDIFPEYYRQLVDLLIAIKQINQSPNFLLNLTLGYHIYDSCGDPRKAVRSVLQILSGTREPVPNYSCVGKRNIAGFIGDLSSENTVAIAQILNLYGYSQVSYGATDTVLSNRVSFPYFFRITQSDRGHYFVLSKLLKYFGWTWVGIIRLDDYGGEKEHQLLKSILSNDGICIDFTIKITSYILRNELEANIPYYMVYKRIIEESTASVIVLCGTVPSGVVEELIPLSDLFIKKTLIVSYNLASSLHFMDYAIEIFNGSLGITQMLLSSPYSPENTQVLKEFHPSKYPKDKLLEDIWMQYHSCLSKDPAKNKVYEQLYSATLYNCSGRELITNVRHFDNKFYSPRVPFAVDIMARALHNMQISLANRTTGKAKKEQNYRNQMHHYLKKVQYDFFDMNRTLSFEEDGELITQYKIQYVTFRSYKQMSLHIFGVCTPWAPPDKYLQFITKIGWKTKNNEVPASQCTDNCLPGFRKVPKPGAHSCCYNCVPCSNGEIANTSDSENCVHCPDMEWPNENRTQCIAKVEEFLSYTNDIISITFSAISILFFLITMLILILFITYWDSPIVRANNRSLSFLLLVSIKLSFLSVFLFLGRPVDITCMLRIITFGITFSIAVSSLLAKTIMVCVAFKATKPGSSWRKWLGVKLSNSVVLFCSSIQIIICMTWLAISPPFQELDIHTSPGTIIIQCNEGSAIGFYSVIGYMGLLAAVSFVLAFLARSLPDSFNEAKYITFSMLLFCSVWITMIPAYLSTKGKNTVCVEIFAILTSSAGLLACIFVPKCYVILIRPDLNTKTQLLGNKM; from the exons ATGGCTTTTGTTGGGGCAGGGGAGGCATTTGTAGATGTCAGAGAGGTTGGAGTGGAGTATTCTGACCATCTCACACTTTCTTTTGGGAGTTTCCTCTGTTCCAGCAAAGGGCAAGGGCGACTCAGTGAGGATTCTCTGAAGA TTTTATTCCTGGTTCCCTGCACATCTACAGTTCAGACCATAAATCCTGCCTGTGAGCTGAAGATCATTCCAACATATGAAGACTATGAATACATCCAGGAAGGAGACATTATGATTGGTGGAGCGTTAACAGTGAACTCGTATACAGTTCCTTTCAGATATCCACACGACGGTTACCTGAGAATGCTGTGTGTTGA tattttccCAGAGTATTACAGACAATTAGTGGATTTACTTATAGCCATCAAGCAAATTAACCAGTCTCCAAACTTTCTCCttaacctgaccctggggtaccatatatatgattcctgtggggacccccggaaggctgtgaggagcgtattacagatattatctggtaccagggagccggttcccaattactcctgtgtgggaaagagaaacattgctgggtttattggggatctcagcTCAGAGAATACAGTAGCAATAGCCCAGATTCTGAACTTGTATGGCTATTCCCAG GtcagttacggagctacagacACCGTGCTCAGCAACAGAGTCTCATTCCCGTACTTTTTCCGCATAACACAAAGTGACCGTGGCCATTACTTTGTTTTGAGCAAGTTACTGAAATATTTTGGCTGGACCTGGGTTGGAATCATACGATTAGATGATTACGGTGGAGAAAAAGAACATCAACTGCTGAAAAGCATCCTTTCTAATGACGGGATATGTATTGATTTCACTATAAAGATAACAAGTTATATATTGAGAAATGAACTTGAGGCCAATATTCCATATTATATGGTCTATAAAAGGATTATAGAAGAATCCACAGCCAGTGTAATTGTACTTTGTGGAACAGTTCCTTCCGGTGTTGTAGAAGAATTAATTCCCCTTTCagatttgtttattaaaaaaacactaaTTGTTTCCTATAATTTGGCATCGTCTCTTCACTTTATGGATTATGCAATAGAAATATTTAATGGCAGTTTGGGAATTACACAAATGTTGCTGAGCTCCCCGTACAGCCCTGAGAATACTCAAGTTCTAAAGGAATTTCATCCTTCAAAATACCCCAAAGACAAGTTGCTTGAAGACATCTGGATGCAGTATCATTCATGTTTATCAAAGGACCCAGCTAAGAATAAAGTATATGAGCAACTGTACTCAGCCACCTTGTACAACTGCAGTGGCAGGGAACTCATTACAAATGTTCGACACTTTGACAACAAGTTTTATTCCCCCCGCGTTCCCTTTGCAGTTGATATAATGGCTCGTGCGCTTCATAATATGCAGATATCACTTGCCAACAGAACTACTGGAAAGGCCAAAAAAGAGCAGAATTATAGAAATCAG ATGCATCATTATCTGAAAAAAGTTCAGtacgatttttttgacatgaaTAGAACTCTATCATTTGAGGAGGACGGAGAGTTAATTACTCAGTACAAGATCCAATATGTTACTTTTCGGTCTTATAAACAGATGTCTTTGCATATTTTTGGGGTGTGTACACCATGGGCTCCACCAGATAAGTATCTACAGTTTATAACAAAGATAGGATGGAAGACCAAGAACAATGAG GTCCCGGCGTCTCAATGCACAGATAATTGCCTCCCCGGCTTCAGGAAGGTGCCAAAGCCCGGAGCCCATTCCTGTTGTTATAACTGTGTCCCGTGTTCTAATGGAGAAATTGCAAACACATCTG acagtgaaaactgTGTCCATTGCCCcgacatggaatggcccaatgaaaACAGGACTCAGTGTATTGCCAAAGTGGAGGAATTTCTCTCTTATACTAATGATATAATTTCCATTACTTTTTCAGCTATTTCAATTCTGTTTTTTCTAATTACCATGCTAATATTGATACTGTTTATTACATACTGGGACagccccatagtgagagccaacaaccggagcctgagcttcctcctccttgtctccatcaagctgagcttcctcagtgtgtttctgttcctcggtcgccctgtggatataacctgcatgctgcgcatcatcacttttggaatcaccttctccatagctgtctcttctctcctggccaagactatcatggtttgtgttgctttcaaagccaccaagccagggagctcatggagaaaatggctgggagtcaaactgtccaattctgtagtcttgttctgctcatccattcaaataatcatctgcatgacttggttggccatttctcctccctttcaggaactggacattcacacttcccctggaaccatcatcattcagtgcaatgagggctcagctattggcttttactcagttattgggtatatggggcttctggcagctgttagttttgttttagcatttttagctcggagcttaccggacagttttaatgaggccaagtacatcactttcagcatgctgctcttctgcagtgtttggatcacaatgatcccagcctatctgagcaccaaaggcaaaaacactgtgtgtgtggagatatttgccatactcacctcaagcgccggccttttagcctgtatatttgtaCCAAAGTGTTATGTCATTTTAATTAGACCAGACCTGAACACAAAAACCCAATTACttggaaacaaaatgtaa